The following are from one region of the Stanieria cyanosphaera PCC 7437 genome:
- a CDS encoding YqiA/YcfP family alpha/beta fold hydrolase → MEYIYLHGFASSPQSHKAQYLRDRFATIGINLNLLDLNQGDLSHLTLTRQIQQVVTAFPTSHTPITIIGSSFGGLTAAWLGETYPQVQRLILLAPAFNFLAHWLPKLGKAQRQQWQQSGYLSTYHYGKGRMLPLHYQFVVDLSKYDDSHLKRALPTLIIHGVNDDVIPIAASRNYASQRPWVKLIELESDHSLTNVEEKIWQSIQTFAL, encoded by the coding sequence ATGGAATATATTTATCTTCATGGTTTTGCTTCTAGCCCTCAATCCCATAAAGCTCAATATTTACGCGATCGCTTTGCTACAATTGGAATTAATTTAAATCTTTTAGATCTCAATCAGGGAGATTTGTCTCATCTCACTTTGACGAGACAAATTCAACAAGTGGTTACAGCTTTTCCCACCTCCCATACTCCTATTACTATTATTGGTTCAAGTTTTGGCGGTTTAACGGCTGCGTGGTTGGGAGAAACTTATCCACAAGTACAACGTTTGATTCTACTTGCGCCAGCTTTTAATTTTTTGGCTCATTGGTTACCTAAACTCGGCAAAGCACAACGACAACAATGGCAACAGTCTGGTTATTTATCGACTTATCATTATGGAAAAGGGCGAATGCTGCCTCTTCATTATCAATTTGTGGTAGATCTTAGTAAGTATGATGATTCTCATCTGAAGCGCGCTTTACCTACTTTAATCATTCATGGTGTCAACGATGATGTAATTCCAATCGCAGCTAGTCGCAACTATGCTTCCCAACGTCCTTGGGTAAAATTAATTGAATTGGAAAGCGATCACAGTTTAACTAATGTAGAAGAAAAAATTTGGCAATCAATTCAAACTTTCGCGCTTTAA
- the polA gene encoding DNA polymerase I: protein MSQATATSVVNSNCPVFILIDGHSLAFRSYYAFAKSKKGALRTSTGIPTSICFGFLNSLLQVIESEQPEYLAIAFDLGEPTFRSVADPTYKANRQETPEDFVPDLKNLQKLLAALNVTIAVSPGYEADDVLGTLAHQASLAGYRVKIVTGDRDLFQLVNDQEQISVLYLEPKLTYSGSGSYREFDTAAVVEKLSITPQQVIDYKALCGDKSDNIPGITGIGDKTAIKLLNEYSTLEGIYQSLNQLKGAVKQKIATGKDNAFHSRYLATIDTKTPLKITLEECLLKGFDYQEVIPLLKELELKKIIDRIEHLQEKLGGKLKLQSETVASEREQLSLFNSDESGFSLNQEIIQQNNKFKSVNNPDSPSLVQPQIITTAEQLEQLINTLKKYTNPSEPVAWDTETTALEPHHATLVGIGCCWGNQTTDIAYIPVGHKDGKQLDCQQVLTALKPILESLDYPKAFQNTKFDRLVLHYQGIKLAGVVFDPMLASYVINPETSHNLTDLSERYLIGIVSKTYKNLGIPKGQTIADLSIDTVAEYCGLDAYATYLLVEKLQAELIKFTELHKLLIEVEQPLEIVLADMEKIGFKINVPYLQQFSLQLAQNLQELEQKAYQAAGEIFNLNSPKQLSEILFEKLGLNRKKSSKTKTGYSTNQAVLEKLQGDHPLIDYILEQRTLSKLKSTYVDALPALVRSDTQRVHTDFNQTNTATGRLSSSNPNLQNIPIRTEFSRQIRQAFIPENDWLLVAADYSQIELRILAHLSQEPVLVEAYRSNQDVHSITAQLLFDKSQVTAEERRLGKIINFGVIYGMGAQRFARESGFSTAVGKEFIDKYRAKYTKVFAYLEGVKKEAIANGFVTTILGRRRYFNFGSKSLTNLQGSQPQDINLAELKYNYNDAQLLRAAANSPIQGSSADIIKIAMVKLHQILQQYQARLLLQIHDELVFEVPPHEWQELQTQIKITMENAVSLSVPLLVEINAGKNWMEAK from the coding sequence ATGTCTCAAGCTACTGCTACTTCTGTTGTCAACTCAAATTGTCCAGTATTTATTCTGATTGATGGTCATTCTTTGGCTTTTCGTTCCTATTATGCCTTTGCTAAATCTAAAAAAGGAGCGTTGCGAACTTCAACAGGAATTCCTACCAGTATTTGTTTTGGCTTTCTTAATTCTTTACTACAAGTGATCGAATCAGAACAACCTGAGTATTTAGCGATCGCTTTTGATTTAGGTGAGCCTACTTTTCGTAGTGTAGCAGACCCTACCTACAAAGCCAATCGTCAGGAAACACCAGAAGATTTTGTTCCCGATCTCAAAAATCTGCAAAAATTATTAGCTGCATTGAATGTAACTATTGCGGTTTCACCTGGTTATGAAGCTGATGATGTGCTAGGGACTTTGGCACACCAAGCATCACTTGCAGGATATCGTGTTAAAATTGTCACTGGCGATCGCGATTTGTTTCAATTAGTCAACGATCAAGAACAGATTAGTGTTTTATATTTAGAGCCTAAGCTAACTTATAGTGGTTCTGGTAGTTATCGAGAATTTGATACAGCAGCAGTAGTAGAAAAGTTAAGTATTACTCCGCAACAAGTAATTGACTACAAAGCTTTGTGTGGTGACAAGTCAGACAACATTCCAGGTATTACGGGAATTGGCGATAAAACTGCAATTAAATTATTGAATGAATATTCTACTTTAGAAGGTATTTATCAAAGTTTGAACCAACTCAAAGGTGCAGTCAAACAGAAAATTGCTACAGGAAAAGATAATGCTTTTCATTCGCGTTATTTAGCAACTATAGATACAAAAACTCCTTTGAAAATTACTTTAGAAGAATGTTTATTAAAAGGTTTTGATTATCAAGAAGTTATTCCTTTATTGAAAGAATTAGAACTAAAAAAAATAATTGATCGAATTGAACATTTACAAGAAAAACTGGGAGGAAAATTAAAGCTTCAGTCAGAAACAGTTGCAAGTGAACGGGAACAACTATCTTTATTTAATAGTGATGAATCTGGTTTCAGTCTTAATCAAGAAATCATTCAACAAAATAATAAATTTAAATCTGTAAATAATCCTGATTCACCATCTTTAGTTCAACCTCAAATTATTACAACCGCAGAACAATTAGAACAATTAATTAATACTTTAAAAAAATATACTAATCCTTCAGAACCTGTGGCTTGGGATACAGAAACAACTGCCTTAGAACCTCATCATGCGACTTTAGTTGGAATTGGTTGCTGTTGGGGAAATCAAACTACAGATATTGCTTATATTCCTGTCGGACATAAAGACGGAAAACAATTAGATTGTCAGCAAGTTTTAACTGCTTTAAAACCTATTTTAGAATCTTTAGATTATCCTAAAGCTTTTCAAAATACTAAATTTGATCGTTTAGTTTTACATTACCAGGGAATTAAGTTAGCTGGAGTTGTCTTTGATCCGATGTTAGCTAGTTATGTAATTAATCCTGAAACCAGTCATAACCTTACTGATTTATCGGAACGTTATTTAATAGGAATCGTTTCTAAAACCTATAAAAATTTAGGTATTCCTAAAGGACAAACTATTGCCGATTTATCAATTGATACTGTAGCTGAATATTGTGGGTTAGATGCTTATGCTACTTATCTGCTAGTAGAAAAACTTCAAGCTGAATTAATTAAATTTACAGAGTTACATAAACTACTGATAGAAGTAGAACAACCATTGGAAATAGTTTTAGCAGACATGGAAAAAATTGGCTTTAAAATCAATGTACCTTATCTGCAACAATTTTCCTTACAATTAGCCCAAAATTTACAAGAACTTGAACAAAAAGCTTATCAAGCAGCAGGAGAAATATTTAATTTAAATTCTCCTAAACAACTAAGTGAAATTTTATTTGAAAAACTAGGTTTAAATCGTAAAAAATCTAGTAAAACTAAAACTGGTTATTCAACTAATCAAGCTGTTCTAGAAAAATTACAAGGCGATCATCCGCTGATTGATTATATTTTAGAACAACGTACTTTATCAAAATTAAAATCAACTTATGTTGATGCCCTGCCTGCTTTAGTTCGTTCCGATACTCAAAGAGTTCATACAGATTTTAATCAAACTAATACTGCTACAGGTAGATTATCTTCTTCAAATCCTAATCTACAAAATATTCCTATTCGTACCGAATTTTCTCGGCAAATTCGTCAAGCTTTTATTCCCGAAAATGATTGGTTATTAGTAGCTGCTGATTATTCCCAAATTGAATTAAGAATTCTCGCTCATTTAAGTCAAGAACCAGTCTTAGTTGAAGCCTATCGTTCTAATCAAGATGTTCATAGTATCACAGCACAATTATTATTTGATAAATCACAAGTTACTGCCGAAGAACGACGTTTAGGAAAAATTATTAATTTTGGTGTTATTTATGGTATGGGCGCGCAAAGATTTGCTAGAGAATCCGGTTTTAGTACTGCCGTTGGTAAAGAATTTATTGACAAATATCGCGCTAAATATACAAAAGTTTTTGCTTATTTAGAAGGAGTTAAAAAAGAAGCGATCGCAAATGGTTTTGTCACAACTATTTTAGGTAGAAGACGTTATTTTAATTTTGGTAGTAAAAGTTTAACTAACCTTCAAGGTAGTCAACCCCAAGATATTAATTTGGCGGAACTAAAATATAATTATAACGATGCTCAATTATTAAGGGCTGCTGCTAACTCTCCCATTCAAGGTTCAAGTGCAGATATTATTAAAATCGCGATGGTTAAATTACACCAAATTCTTCAGCAATATCAAGCCAGATTATTATTACAAATTCACGATGAATTAGTTTTTGAAGTTCCTCCCCATGAATGGCAAGAGTTGCAAACTCAAATCAAAATAACAATGGAAAATGCAGTTAGTTTGAGTGTTCCTTTGCTAGTAGAAATTAATGCAGGAAAAAATTGGATGGAAGCTAAGTAA
- a CDS encoding DUF3110 domain-containing protein has translation MRVYILLFNAGTDNEGVHTIQVGDLNKILMFAEEDDAVRFALMLEAQDFPEATVEAIDSEEVEVFCRKAGYDYEIIEPGNLAVPPDKNVETTDWDQEEEQQSISNAEVEESELAQNELDSIRRRLEGLL, from the coding sequence ATGCGTGTATACATTTTGCTCTTTAATGCTGGAACAGATAACGAAGGTGTTCATACGATTCAAGTTGGCGATCTCAATAAGATTTTAATGTTCGCCGAAGAAGATGATGCGGTTCGTTTTGCTTTAATGCTAGAAGCACAGGATTTTCCCGAAGCGACAGTCGAAGCAATTGATTCAGAAGAAGTAGAGGTTTTTTGTCGTAAAGCTGGATATGACTATGAAATTATTGAACCTGGTAACTTAGCTGTTCCTCCAGACAAAAATGTTGAAACAACTGATTGGGATCAGGAAGAGGAACAACAAAGTATTTCTAACGCAGAAGTAGAAGAATCGGAATTAGCTCAAAATGAATTGGACAGCATTCGCCGTCGTTTAGAAGGATTGTTGTGA
- the murQ gene encoding N-acetylmuramic acid 6-phosphate etherase, translating into MKNLQSRGHLLTEQINPASENLDSLSSLEIVDLFNREDAKTLEAIALARIPLAKAIDLINEAMTQGGRLFYVGAGTSGRLGVLDAAECPPTFCTPPELVHGIIAGGAGALVRSSEDLEDRPEDGASAIAHHQIGNLDVVVGITAGGTTPFVHGALAAAQERGAKTVAISCVPLEQVEINADVDIRLLVGAEILAGSTRLKAGTVTKMALNILSTGVMIRQGKVYGNRMVDVAVTNQKLRDRALRIITDLTDLNQPEAENLLQRSGNKVKLALLMHWTDLDSVTGENLLAKHQGNLRAALQEQ; encoded by the coding sequence ATGAAAAATTTACAGTCAAGAGGACATTTACTAACTGAACAGATTAATCCTGCCAGTGAAAATCTTGATAGTTTATCCTCTTTAGAAATTGTCGATTTATTTAATCGTGAAGATGCCAAAACCCTAGAAGCGATCGCTCTTGCCAGAATTCCTTTAGCAAAAGCAATAGATTTGATTAATGAGGCAATGACTCAAGGAGGAAGATTATTTTATGTAGGTGCAGGTACGAGCGGTAGATTAGGCGTTTTAGATGCTGCCGAATGTCCTCCTACTTTTTGTACTCCTCCAGAATTGGTTCACGGAATTATTGCTGGTGGCGCAGGTGCTTTAGTTAGAAGTTCAGAAGATTTGGAAGATCGACCAGAAGATGGAGCAAGTGCGATCGCTCATCATCAAATTGGTAATCTGGATGTAGTTGTTGGCATTACAGCGGGCGGGACTACTCCTTTTGTACATGGGGCATTAGCTGCTGCTCAAGAAAGAGGAGCAAAAACAGTTGCTATTAGTTGTGTTCCTCTTGAACAAGTAGAAATCAATGCTGATGTAGATATTAGACTGTTAGTAGGAGCAGAAATTTTAGCAGGTTCAACTAGACTCAAAGCTGGTACAGTTACCAAAATGGCATTAAATATCCTTTCGACAGGAGTAATGATTCGCCAGGGAAAAGTTTATGGCAATCGGATGGTAGATGTAGCGGTAACTAATCAAAAATTACGCGATCGCGCTTTACGCATTATTACAGATTTAACCGATTTAAATCAACCAGAAGCTGAAAATTTATTGCAACGCAGTGGTAATAAAGTCAAACTAGCTCTTTTGATGCACTGGACTGATTTAGATAGCGTTACAGGAGAAAATTTATTAGCCAAACATCAAGGCAATTTAAGAGCAGCTTTGCAAGAGCAATAA
- a CDS encoding glycoside hydrolase family 10 protein: MFKQQGNSHIFRIIIASFTILVSQCGFNQPAQAAIGTYCKFDQEEVLKKEQLLQGLLEGNVQDQQEYQELIAQHAQILNQCRRQTWPQTQAIWLRLYPCDVSPGSIDYILDRIVNLGYNRIHLEVFYDSQVLLPPGDNPTPWIPVVRSPGAENVDLLEQTIKKGRERGLKVYAWLFTMNFGYTYAQRSDRQEALARNAQGESSLAVVHDASQAFIDPYNRQAQIDYYQLVQAVLARKPDGVLFDYIRYPRGTGARSTVGRVQDLWIYSPASLQALYNRAKNKKGQALIERYITKGKISLDDLVSLDYLYPKEGIPDWQGRQISASETKESARNRLGQIQSELWFFSVAHAAQGIIDFLSFAASPVQQRNLPAGAVFFPDGNRLVGRGGFDSRLQAWDKFPASLEWHPMAYSICDDASCIVNEVKTVKQMASPETTIIPALAGSWGQTYKQHPSLEVQMSALRSAFPEINSVSHFAYSWIEPQIDRQRQVCKLQ, encoded by the coding sequence GTGTTCAAACAACAAGGAAATTCGCACATTTTTCGCATCATAATCGCAAGCTTCACTATTTTGGTTAGTCAATGCGGATTTAATCAACCAGCACAAGCAGCAATTGGAACTTATTGTAAATTTGACCAAGAAGAAGTTCTGAAAAAAGAACAACTGCTTCAAGGTTTATTAGAAGGAAACGTTCAAGATCAACAAGAATATCAAGAGCTTATTGCACAACACGCTCAAATTTTAAATCAATGTCGTCGTCAAACTTGGCCACAGACACAAGCAATTTGGCTTCGTCTCTATCCTTGTGATGTTAGCCCTGGTTCAATTGATTACATTCTTGATCGCATTGTTAATCTTGGTTACAATCGCATTCATCTAGAAGTATTTTACGACAGCCAGGTTTTATTACCTCCTGGTGATAATCCTACTCCCTGGATTCCTGTAGTGCGATCGCCTGGAGCCGAAAACGTGGATCTCCTTGAACAAACAATTAAAAAAGGTCGCGAACGAGGACTAAAGGTTTACGCTTGGCTATTTACCATGAATTTTGGTTATACTTATGCTCAAAGAAGCGATCGCCAAGAAGCTTTAGCTCGTAATGCCCAAGGTGAAAGCAGTTTAGCTGTAGTACACGACGCTTCTCAAGCTTTTATTGACCCTTATAATCGTCAAGCACAAATTGATTACTATCAATTAGTTCAAGCAGTACTCGCCAGAAAACCAGATGGAGTTTTATTTGACTATATTCGCTATCCTCGTGGTACAGGAGCAAGATCTACAGTAGGACGAGTTCAAGATTTATGGATTTATAGTCCCGCTTCACTTCAGGCTCTTTACAACCGAGCTAAAAATAAAAAAGGACAAGCTTTAATTGAAAGATACATCACCAAAGGTAAAATTAGCTTAGATGATTTAGTAAGTCTTGACTATCTTTATCCCAAGGAAGGTATACCAGATTGGCAAGGTCGTCAAATTTCTGCTTCAGAAACCAAAGAGTCTGCTCGAAATCGTTTAGGTCAAATACAGTCAGAATTGTGGTTTTTTAGCGTTGCTCATGCTGCTCAAGGAATTATTGATTTTCTTTCTTTTGCAGCTTCACCCGTTCAACAGCGTAATCTTCCTGCTGGGGCAGTGTTTTTTCCTGATGGCAATCGTTTAGTTGGTCGAGGAGGATTTGATTCTCGCTTACAAGCCTGGGATAAGTTTCCTGCTTCTTTAGAATGGCATCCGATGGCTTATTCAATTTGTGATGATGCTAGTTGTATTGTCAATGAAGTTAAAACGGTCAAACAAATGGCATCTCCTGAGACTACAATCATCCCTGCTTTAGCTGGTTCTTGGGGTCAAACCTACAAGCAGCATCCTTCTTTAGAAGTTCAAATGTCGGCTTTGCGTTCAGCTTTTCCTGAAATTAATTCTGTTAGTCATTTTGCTTATTCTTGGATAGAACCACAAATTGATCGTCAACGCCAGGTTTGTAAGTTACAGTAA
- a CDS encoding GuaB3 family IMP dehydrogenase-related protein, which translates to MDISIGRSKTARRAYGIDEIALVPGVRTLDPSLADTTWEIGSIKREIPIIASAMDGVVDVRMAVLLSELGSMGVLNLEGIQTRYEDPEPVLNRIASVGKDEFVGLMQELYSEPIKPELIKQRIKDIKAQGGIAAVSLTPLGASKYGEVVAEAAADLLFVQATVVSTAHLSPESVNPLDLASFCQEMPMPVILGNCVTYEVALNLMKAGAAGVLVGIGPGAACTSRGVLGVGVPQATATADCAAAREDYYTQTGRYVPVIADGGIITGGDICKCLACGADAVMIGSPIARAAESPGSDYHWGMATPSPVLPRGTRIKVGTTGTIKEILVGPAKLDDGTHNLLGAIKTSMGTLGAKNLKEMQQVEVVIAPSLLTEGKVYQKAQQLGMGK; encoded by the coding sequence GTGGATATATCAATTGGTCGCTCAAAAACGGCTCGTAGAGCCTATGGAATTGACGAAATTGCACTTGTGCCTGGAGTGCGTACTTTAGACCCCAGTTTGGCAGATACCACCTGGGAAATTGGCTCAATTAAGCGAGAAATCCCCATCATTGCTAGTGCTATGGATGGCGTAGTTGATGTGCGGATGGCTGTCTTACTGTCAGAATTAGGCTCAATGGGAGTGCTGAATTTGGAAGGAATTCAAACTCGTTACGAAGACCCCGAACCAGTACTGAATCGAATTGCCTCTGTCGGTAAAGATGAGTTTGTTGGTTTAATGCAAGAATTATATTCTGAACCAATTAAACCAGAATTAATCAAACAGAGAATTAAGGATATTAAAGCTCAAGGTGGAATTGCAGCCGTTAGCCTAACTCCTTTGGGAGCAAGTAAATATGGTGAAGTTGTAGCGGAAGCTGCTGCCGATCTATTGTTCGTGCAAGCAACTGTGGTTTCTACTGCTCACCTTTCTCCTGAATCTGTTAATCCTCTAGATTTGGCTAGTTTTTGCCAGGAAATGCCCATGCCCGTAATTTTGGGTAACTGTGTTACTTACGAGGTCGCCTTAAATTTGATGAAGGCTGGTGCTGCTGGGGTCTTAGTTGGAATTGGTCCTGGTGCAGCCTGTACTTCTCGTGGTGTTTTGGGAGTTGGCGTACCTCAAGCAACAGCAACGGCTGATTGTGCTGCTGCAAGGGAAGATTATTACACACAAACAGGTAGATATGTTCCAGTTATTGCAGATGGTGGCATCATTACTGGAGGAGATATTTGTAAATGTTTGGCTTGTGGTGCTGATGCAGTTATGATTGGCTCTCCAATTGCCCGTGCTGCTGAGTCTCCAGGAAGCGATTACCACTGGGGAATGGCTACTCCTAGTCCAGTATTACCTCGCGGAACTCGGATTAAAGTGGGAACAACGGGAACAATTAAAGAAATTCTGGTTGGACCAGCTAAACTTGATGATGGTACTCACAATTTATTGGGTGCAATTAAAACTAGTATGGGTACACTTGGTGCGAAAAACCTCAAAGAAATGCAGCAAGTTGAAGTAGTGATTGCTCCTTCATTGTTGACTGAAGGAAAAGTTTATCAAAAGGCTCAACAGTTGGGTATGGGTAAATAA
- a CDS encoding R3H domain-containing nucleic acid-binding protein, whose protein sequence is MPQEKIPSHRMQITDNLDELLSIFPEPIRLKLIEHPQKDNLIEVVMDLGRLPEGRFASEASYLGQTPVSKEDLQHCIERVGIFSSDNRAGIERTLHRISAIRNRAGDIIGLTCRIGRAVFGTIIMIRELIETGQSVLLLGRPGVGKTTALREIARVLADDLNKRVVIIDTSNEIAGDGDIPHPAIGRARRMQVSRPELQHQVMIEAVENHMPEVIVIDEIGTELESLAARTIAERGVQLVGTAHGNTIENLIKNPTLSDLIGGIQAVTLGDDEARRRGSQKTVLERKAPPTFAVAVEMLERQRWVVHEDVAQTVDNLLRGIEPTTQIRTVDDSGEISIIHEEPTQSNNNYLAKTVSLATPLRPSGGWRASGRMTPVSSLSSKQQKVNSDFEQMLEQSWQTQEPISNKVRTPGPNGEDWPVYLYPYGVGRSQLEQVIDVLNLPIVLTKDLENADVVVALRSQIKHHSKLRQLVKHRQIPIYGVKSNTIPQITRVLRQLLNFDDPNLPEATDLRLFSQAGSDDEIEALEEARLAVEQIVIPKGQPVELLPRSAKVRKMQHELVEHYRLQSDSFGEEPNRRLRIYPA, encoded by the coding sequence ATGCCACAAGAAAAAATTCCTTCTCACCGAATGCAAATTACTGATAATTTAGACGAATTATTATCAATTTTTCCAGAGCCAATTCGTTTAAAATTAATTGAACATCCTCAAAAAGATAATTTGATCGAAGTAGTAATGGACTTAGGTCGGTTACCAGAGGGGCGTTTTGCTTCAGAAGCTTCCTATTTAGGACAAACACCAGTATCCAAAGAAGATTTACAACACTGCATTGAACGAGTAGGTATTTTCAGCAGTGATAATCGAGCAGGAATAGAAAGAACCTTACACCGTATCAGTGCCATTCGCAATCGTGCAGGAGATATTATCGGCTTAACCTGTCGGATTGGACGGGCTGTGTTTGGCACAATTATTATGATTCGGGAATTGATTGAAACTGGTCAATCAGTTCTGCTGTTGGGAAGACCAGGTGTAGGTAAAACTACTGCTCTACGAGAAATCGCTAGAGTTTTAGCCGATGACCTCAATAAAAGAGTTGTCATTATCGATACTTCCAATGAAATTGCTGGTGATGGTGATATTCCTCATCCTGCTATTGGACGCGCTCGGAGAATGCAAGTTTCTCGACCAGAATTACAGCATCAGGTTATGATTGAAGCAGTAGAAAATCATATGCCTGAAGTAATTGTAATTGATGAAATTGGTACTGAACTAGAATCTTTGGCTGCCCGTACAATTGCTGAGCGAGGAGTACAATTAGTTGGTACGGCTCACGGTAATACTATTGAGAATTTAATCAAAAATCCTACTCTATCTGATTTAATTGGCGGTATTCAAGCCGTTACCCTAGGAGATGACGAAGCTAGACGCAGAGGTTCACAAAAAACTGTTTTAGAAAGAAAAGCTCCTCCTACATTTGCGGTTGCTGTTGAAATGTTAGAAAGACAGCGATGGGTAGTTCATGAAGATGTAGCTCAAACAGTCGATAACTTACTTCGAGGAATTGAACCAACAACCCAAATTAGAACAGTTGATGATAGCGGTGAAATCAGCATCATTCATGAAGAACCTACTCAATCAAATAACAATTACTTAGCCAAAACAGTTTCTTTAGCAACTCCTTTACGACCTTCTGGAGGATGGCGTGCTTCTGGTCGAATGACTCCTGTGAGTTCTTTAAGTAGTAAACAGCAGAAAGTCAATTCCGACTTTGAACAAATGCTAGAGCAATCATGGCAAACTCAAGAACCAATCAGCAACAAAGTTCGGACTCCAGGACCTAATGGAGAAGATTGGCCTGTTTATCTCTATCCCTATGGGGTTGGTCGTTCTCAATTAGAACAGGTAATTGACGTACTAAATCTACCCATTGTCTTGACCAAAGACCTGGAGAACGCAGATGTAGTTGTCGCTTTGCGATCGCAAATCAAACATCATTCTAAACTACGACAATTAGTTAAACATCGTCAGATACCTATTTACGGAGTTAAATCTAATACCATTCCTCAAATAACTAGGGTCTTGAGGCAATTACTCAATTTTGATGACCCCAATCTTCCAGAGGCGACAGATTTACGTTTGTTTTCCCAAGCAGGAAGCGATGATGAAATTGAAGCTTTAGAAGAAGCGAGACTAGCTGTCGAACAAATCGTCATTCCCAAAGGACAACCAGTAGAATTATTACCACGCTCTGCCAAAGTCCGTAAAATGCAACATGAATTAGTCGAGCATTATCGCCTCCAATCCGATAGTTTTGGTGAAGAACCTAATCGCAGACTAAGAATTTATCCTGCTTGA
- the ldpA gene encoding circadian clock protein LdpA has protein sequence MSNLYHPLHSLKEGHWFKLICGASFQHLPAIRSLALAYSLAGADCIDVAADPAVIAAAREGIEVAASLAQTNNFSDCFWRGKPWLMVSLNDGEDPHFRKAEFESTNCPAECPRPCEVVCPAKAITFAETPTGFSGVIDRLCYGCGRCLPICPPQIISTRAYVSTPNAIADWLPEVAIDAIEIHTQVGHYNDFQRLWRAIANQISNLKVLAISCPDHPDLIDYLQALYNLISPLPCPLIWQTDGRPMSGDIGIGTTHAAIKLAQKVLTANLPGFVQLAGGTNGYTVTKLRTAGLINQANNQAIAGIAYGSYARSLLSPILEQLEIINQQNFKSNSNSLNTMKVSFEQLENQPEFLKQAVNQACSLVSQIKTNVKSDYFYDCQASKKIKPMID, from the coding sequence GTGAGCAATCTATACCATCCCTTACATTCTTTAAAAGAAGGTCACTGGTTCAAACTAATTTGCGGAGCTAGTTTTCAACACCTTCCTGCCATCCGAAGTTTGGCTTTAGCTTACAGTCTAGCTGGTGCTGATTGTATCGATGTTGCTGCGGATCCTGCCGTAATTGCTGCTGCACGAGAAGGAATTGAAGTTGCAGCTAGTTTAGCTCAAACCAATAATTTTTCAGACTGCTTTTGGCGAGGAAAACCTTGGTTAATGGTTAGTCTTAATGATGGAGAAGATCCTCATTTTCGGAAAGCAGAATTTGAGTCAACTAATTGTCCTGCTGAATGTCCGCGACCCTGTGAAGTAGTATGTCCTGCTAAAGCAATTACATTTGCAGAAACTCCCACAGGTTTTTCAGGAGTCATTGATCGCCTCTGTTACGGTTGTGGTCGTTGTTTACCCATTTGTCCACCTCAAATAATTTCCACTCGTGCTTATGTGTCTACCCCTAATGCGATCGCGGATTGGTTACCAGAAGTAGCAATAGATGCGATTGAAATTCATACTCAAGTGGGACATTACAATGATTTCCAAAGACTGTGGAGAGCGATCGCTAATCAAATTAGTAATCTCAAAGTACTAGCAATTAGTTGCCCAGATCATCCAGATTTAATTGATTATCTTCAAGCTCTCTACAATTTAATTAGTCCTTTACCTTGTCCTTTAATCTGGCAAACCGATGGTCGTCCTATGAGTGGTGACATTGGGATAGGAACTACCCATGCAGCAATCAAACTAGCTCAAAAAGTTTTAACAGCAAATTTACCAGGTTTTGTTCAACTCGCAGGTGGCACAAATGGTTACACTGTAACTAAGTTAAGGACTGCTGGATTAATCAATCAAGCAAACAACCAAGCTATCGCTGGTATCGCCTATGGCAGTTATGCTCGATCTTTATTATCGCCAATTTTAGAACAATTAGAAATAATTAACCAACAAAATTTTAAGAGCAATTCAAATAGTTTAAATACCATGAAAGTATCCTTTGAGCAATTAGAAAATCAACCAGAATTCCTTAAGCAAGCAGTAAATCAAGCTTGTTCTTTGGTTTCCCAAATTAAAACTAATGTCAAATCAGATTATTTTTATGACTGTCAAGCTTCAAAAAAAATAAAGCCAATGATAGATTAA